Proteins encoded together in one Balaenoptera ricei isolate mBalRic1 chromosome 2, mBalRic1.hap2, whole genome shotgun sequence window:
- the UACA gene encoding uveal autoantigen with coiled-coil domains and ankyrin repeats isoform X4 — MLFTWLQSMDMHCVYKNFYSCPTEHVDLQGRTALHDAAMADCPSSIQLLCDHGASVNTKDVDGRTPLVLATQMCRPTICQLLIDRGADTNSRDKQNRTALMLGCEYGCKDAVEVLIRNGADVTLLDALGHDSSYYARIGDNLDILTLLKTASENTNKGRELWKKGPSLQQRNLTQMLDEVNMKSDQREHQNIQDLEIENEDLKERLRKIQQEQRILLDKVNGLQLQLNEEVMVADDLESEKEKLKSLLAAKEKQHEESLRTIEALKNRFKYFESNHLGLGSHFSNRKEDMLLKQGQMYMTDSQCTSTGMPAHMQSRSMLRPLELALPNQTSYSENEILKKELEAMRTFCDSAKQDRLKLQNELAHKVAECKALALECERVKEDSDEQIKQLEDALKDVQKRMYESEGKVKQMQTHFLALKEHLTSDAATGNHRLTEELKDQLKDMKVKYEGASAEVGKLRNQIKQNEMLVEEFKRDEGKLMEENKRLQKELSMCELEREKRGRKVTEMEGQLKDLSSKLTLSIPAEKFENMKSLLSNEVNEKAKKLIEMEREYERSLSEIRPLKRELENLKAKLAQHVKPEEHEQLKSRLEQKSGELGKRISELTSKNQTLQKEIEKAYLDNNLLNQQVHNLTTEMKNHYVPLKVSEEMKKSRDVIVDDLNKKLSDVTHKYTEKKLEMEKLLMENASLSKNVSRLETVFIPPEKHEKEIMALKSNIIELKKQLSELNKKCGDDQDKIYSLTSENTDLKKIMSNQYVPVKTHEEIKTALSSTLDKTSRELVDMKKKCEDINREFVKIKDENEILKRNLENTQNQIKAEYISLREHEEKMSAVRKSMKKVQDNSAEILVNYKKGQEEIVTLHAEIEAQKRELDTIQECIKLKYAPIISLEECERKFKATEKELKEQLSEQTQKHHISEEEAKKCKQENDKLKKEILTLQKDLKDKNVLVENFHEMERALSRKTEELNRQLKDLLQKYTEVKNEKEKLVEENAKQISEILAAQTLLQKQHVPLEQVEALKKSLNGTIETLKEELKTKQRCYEKEQQTVTQLRQMLENQKNSSVPLAEHLQIKEAFEKEVGIIKASLREKEEESQNKTKEVSKLQSEIQNTKQALKKLETREVVDLSKYKATKSDLETQISNLNEKLANLNMKYEEVCEEVLHAKKKELSAKDEKELLHFSIEQEIKDQQERCDKSLTTITELQRRIQESAKQIEAKDNKITELLSDVERLKQALSGLSQLTCTSGSPSKRQSQLIGSLQHQVKSLQQQLVDADRQHQEVIAIYRTHLLSAAQGHMDEDVQAALLQIIQMRQGLVC, encoded by the exons CTATGGCAGACTGTCCTTCTAGCATACAGCTGCTCTGCGACCACGGGGCCTCAGTGAATACCAAAGATGTA GATGGGCGGACGCCGCTTGTTCTGGCTACTCAGATGTGTAGGCCAACAATATGTCAACTGCTGATAGATAGAGGGGCGGATACCAATTCCAGAGACAAACAAAACAG GACTGCTCTCATGCTAGGTTGCGAGTATGGTTGCAAAGATGCAGTAGAAGTCTTAATCAGAAATGGTGCTGATGTAACCTTGCTGGATGCCCTTGGCCATGATAGTTCTTACTATGCAAGAATTGGTGACAATCTGGACATTCTAACCTTACTGAAGACTGCATCAGAAAATACCAACAAAG GGAGAGAACTTTGGAAGAAAGGACCATCTTTACAACAg CGAAATTTGACGCAGATGCTAGATGAAGTAAATATGAAGTCAGATCAGAGGGAGCATCAAAACAttcag GATCTGGAGATTGAAAATGAAGATCTGAAAGAGAGGTTGAGAAAAATTCAGCAGGAACAGAGAATATTATTGGATAAAGTCAATGGTTTACAACTACAGCTGAATGAG gaaGTAATGGTTGCTGATGATCTGGAAAGTGAG aaagaaaagctGAAGTCCCTTTTGGCAGCTAAAGAAAAGCAACATGAAGAAAGCCTAAGAACTATTGAGGCTCTGAAAAATAGATTCAAGTATTTTGAG AGCAATCATTTAGGATTGGGAAGTCATTTCAGTAACA GAAAAGAAGATATGCTTCTTAAACAAGGTCAAATGTACATGACAGACTCAcag tGTACTTCCACAGGTATGCCAGCCCATATGCAGAGCAGATCTATGTTAAGACCACTGGAGCTGGCCTTACCTAATCAAACCTCatattcagaaaatgaaattttaaagaaagaattagaAGCAATGAGAACTTTCTGTGATTCTGCAAAACAAGACAGACTCAAGCTCCAAAATGAACTGGCTCACAAGGTGGCAGAGTGCAAAGCCTTAGCATTGGAATGTGAAAGGGTCAAAGAGGATTCAGATGAGCAGATAAAGCAACTAGAAGACGCCTTGAAAGATGTTCAGAAGAGAATGTATGAGTCAGAAGGTAAAGTGAAACAAATGCAGACACATTTTCTTGCCCTGAAAGAGCACCTAACAAGCGACGCAGCTACTGGGAACCACAGACTGACAGAGGAACTGAAGGATCAGTTGAAAGACATGAAAGTAAAATATGAAGGTGCGTCTGCAGAAGTGGGGAAATTAAGAAACCAAATCAAACAAAATGAGATGTTAGTCGAAGAGTTTAAGAGGGATGAAGGCAAGCTAATGGAAGAGAATAAGCGACTGCAGAAGGAATTGAGCATGTGTGAACTGGAgcgagagaagagagggagaaaggtcaCCGAGATGGAAGGCCAGTTAAAGGACTTGTCATCCAAGCTGACCCTTTCCATTCCGGCAGAGAAATTTGAAAACATGAAGAGCTTGTTGTCAAATGAAGTAAACGAGAAGGCAAAAAAATTAATAGAGATGGAAAGAGAATACGAAAGATCACTTAGCGAAATTAGACCGTTAAAGAGAGAACTTGAGAATTTGAAGGCCAAACTGGCTCAGCACGTCAAACCAGAAGAACATGAGCAGCTCAAGAGCAGATTAGAGCAAAAGTCAGGAGAACTTGGGAAGAGAATCAGTGAGTTAACATCGAAAAATCAGACCTTACAAAAGGAAATCGAAAAGGCCTATCTGGATAATAATCTCCTCAACCAACAAGTACATAACttaacaactgaaatgaaaaatcattACGTCCCTTTAAAAGTaagtgaagaaatgaaaaagtcaCGTGATGTAATTGTTGATGATCTGAATAAAAAGCTTTCAGATGTGACacacaaatatacagaaaagaagttggaaatggagaaattgcTGATGGAAAATGCCAGTTTAAGTAAGAACGTTAGCCGCCTGGAAACTGTGTTCATACCTCCAGAGAAACACGAAAAAGAGATAATGGCTCTGAAATCCAATATCATTGAACTTAAGAAGCAGCTGTCTGAACTTAATAAAAAATGTGGTGACGACCAAGACAAAATATATTCGCTCACGTCTGAAAACACTGACTTGAAAAAGATAATGAGTAATCAGTATGTGCCAGTGAAAACCCACGAAGAGATTAAAACTGCTTTGAGTAGCACATTGGATAAAACCAGCAGAGAATTAGTAGACATGAAGAAGAAGTGTGAAGATATAAATCGAGaatttgtgaaaataaaagatgagaatgaaatattaaaaagaaacctGGAGAACACTCAGAACCAAATAAAAGCTGAGTACATAAGCCTAAGAGAGCATGAGGAAAAGATGAGTGCTGTAAGGAAGAGCATGAAGAAGGTCCAGGACAACAGTGCCGAAATATTGGTTAACTACAAAAAAGGCCAGGAGGAGATTGTAACACTGCATGCCGAGATCGAGGCCCAGAAAAGGGAACTTGACACAATACAAGAATGCATCAAGCTAAAATATGCTCCAATTATCAGCCTTGAAGAGTGTGAGAGAAAATTTAAAGCTACCGAGAAAGAACTAAAAGAACAGTTATCCGAGCAGACACAAAAGCATCACATCAGCGAAGAAGAGGCCAAGAAGTGCAAGCAAGAAAATGACAAGTTAAAGAAGGAGATCCTCACTCTTCAGAAGGATCTAAAGGATAAAAATGTTCTTGTTGAGAATTTTCATGAAATGGAAAGAGCATTaagcagaaaaacagaagagCTGAACAGACAGTTAAAAGACCTGTTGCAGAAATACACAGAGGTAAAGAACGAGAAAGAGAAGCTGGTGGAGGAGAATGCCAAACAGATTTCTGAGATCCTTGCAGCACAAACTCTTCTGCAGAAACAGCATGTTCCACTGGAACAGGTTGAGGCCCTGAAAAAATCTCTTAATGGCACAATTGAGACGCTTAAGGAAGAACTGAAGACTAAGCAAAGGTGTTATGAGAAAGAGCAGCAGACAGTGACCCAACTGCGGCAGATGCTGGAGAATCAAAAGAACTCCTCTGTGCCCCTCGCAGAGCATTTGCAGATTAAGGAAGCATTTGAGAAAGAAGTTGGAATCATAAAAGCTAGcttgagagaaaaggaagaagaaagccaaaacaaaaccaaagaggtCTCCAAGCTCCAGTCTGAGATTCAGAATACTaaacaagcattaaaaaaattagagacTAGGGAGGTGGTTGATTTGTCTAAATATAAAGCAACGAAAAGTGATTTGGAGACACAGATTTCCAACCTAAATGAAAAATTGGCCAATCTGAATATGAAGTATGAGGAAGTATGTGAGGAGGTTTTGCATGCCAAAAAGAAGGAACTGTCTGCAAAAGATGAGAAGGAATTGCTCCATTTCAGCATTGAGCAAGAAATCAAGGATCAGCAGGAACGATGCGATAAGTCCTTAACAACAATCACAGAGTTACAGAGAAGAATACAGGAATCCGCCAAACAAATCGAAGCTAAAGATAATaag ATAACTGAACTGCTCAGTGATGTGGAAAGACTAAAACAAGCACTCAGTGGCCTTTCCCAGCTCACCTGCACCAGCGGGAGTCCCAGTAAGAGGCAGAGTCAGCTGATTGGCAGTCTGCAGCACCAGGTCAAGTCCCTGCAGCAGCAGCTGGTG GATGCTGACAGACAGCACCAAGAAGTAATTGCAATTTATCGGACACACCTTCTTAGTGCTGCACAG GGTCACATGGATGAAGATGTGCAGGCGGCCTTACTCCAGATCATACAGATGCGGCAAGGGCTTGTGTGCTAG
- the UACA gene encoding uveal autoantigen with coiled-coil domains and ankyrin repeats isoform X2: protein MMNCWFSCAPKNRQAADWNKYDDRLMKAAERGDVEKVSSLLAKKGVNPGKLDVEGRSAFHVVASKGNLECLNAILIHGVDITTSDTAGRNALHLAAKYGHALCLQKLLQYSCPTEHVDLQGRTALHDAAMADCPSSIQLLCDHGASVNTKDVDGRTPLVLATQMCRPTICQLLIDRGADTNSRDKQNRTALMLGCEYGCKDAVEVLIRNGADVTLLDALGHDSSYYARIGDNLDILTLLKTASENTNKGRELWKKGPSLQQRNLTQMLDEVNMKSDQREHQNIQDLEIENEDLKERLRKIQQEQRILLDKVNGLQLQLNEEVMVADDLESEKEKLKSLLAAKEKQHEESLRTIEALKNRFKYFESNHLGLGSHFSNRKEDMLLKQGQMYMTDSQCTSTGMPAHMQSRSMLRPLELALPNQTSYSENEILKKELEAMRTFCDSAKQDRLKLQNELAHKVAECKALALECERVKEDSDEQIKQLEDALKDVQKRMYESEGKVKQMQTHFLALKEHLTSDAATGNHRLTEELKDQLKDMKVKYEGASAEVGKLRNQIKQNEMLVEEFKRDEGKLMEENKRLQKELSMCELEREKRGRKVTEMEGQLKDLSSKLTLSIPAEKFENMKSLLSNEVNEKAKKLIEMEREYERSLSEIRPLKRELENLKAKLAQHVKPEEHEQLKSRLEQKSGELGKRISELTSKNQTLQKEIEKAYLDNNLLNQQVHNLTTEMKNHYVPLKVSEEMKKSRDVIVDDLNKKLSDVTHKYTEKKLEMEKLLMENASLSKNVSRLETVFIPPEKHEKEIMALKSNIIELKKQLSELNKKCGDDQDKIYSLTSENTDLKKIMSNQYVPVKTHEEIKTALSSTLDKTSRELVDMKKKCEDINREFVKIKDENEILKRNLENTQNQIKAEYISLREHEEKMSAVRKSMKKVQDNSAEILVNYKKGQEEIVTLHAEIEAQKRELDTIQECIKLKYAPIISLEECERKFKATEKELKEQLSEQTQKHHISEEEAKKCKQENDKLKKEILTLQKDLKDKNVLVENFHEMERALSRKTEELNRQLKDLLQKYTEVKNEKEKLVEENAKQISEILAAQTLLQKQHVPLEQVEALKKSLNGTIETLKEELKTKQRCYEKEQQTVTQLRQMLENQKNSSVPLAEHLQIKEAFEKEVGIIKASLREKEEESQNKTKEVSKLQSEIQNTKQALKKLETREVVDLSKYKATKSDLETQISNLNEKLANLNMKYEEVCEEVLHAKKKELSAKDEKELLHFSIEQEIKDQQERCDKSLTTITELQRRIQESAKQIEAKDNKITELLSDVERLKQALSGLSQLTCTSGSPSKRQSQLIGSLQHQVKSLQQQLVDADRQHQEVIAIYRTHLLSAAQGHMDEDVQAALLQIIQMRQGLVC, encoded by the exons CTATGGCAGACTGTCCTTCTAGCATACAGCTGCTCTGCGACCACGGGGCCTCAGTGAATACCAAAGATGTA GATGGGCGGACGCCGCTTGTTCTGGCTACTCAGATGTGTAGGCCAACAATATGTCAACTGCTGATAGATAGAGGGGCGGATACCAATTCCAGAGACAAACAAAACAG GACTGCTCTCATGCTAGGTTGCGAGTATGGTTGCAAAGATGCAGTAGAAGTCTTAATCAGAAATGGTGCTGATGTAACCTTGCTGGATGCCCTTGGCCATGATAGTTCTTACTATGCAAGAATTGGTGACAATCTGGACATTCTAACCTTACTGAAGACTGCATCAGAAAATACCAACAAAG GGAGAGAACTTTGGAAGAAAGGACCATCTTTACAACAg CGAAATTTGACGCAGATGCTAGATGAAGTAAATATGAAGTCAGATCAGAGGGAGCATCAAAACAttcag GATCTGGAGATTGAAAATGAAGATCTGAAAGAGAGGTTGAGAAAAATTCAGCAGGAACAGAGAATATTATTGGATAAAGTCAATGGTTTACAACTACAGCTGAATGAG gaaGTAATGGTTGCTGATGATCTGGAAAGTGAG aaagaaaagctGAAGTCCCTTTTGGCAGCTAAAGAAAAGCAACATGAAGAAAGCCTAAGAACTATTGAGGCTCTGAAAAATAGATTCAAGTATTTTGAG AGCAATCATTTAGGATTGGGAAGTCATTTCAGTAACA GAAAAGAAGATATGCTTCTTAAACAAGGTCAAATGTACATGACAGACTCAcag tGTACTTCCACAGGTATGCCAGCCCATATGCAGAGCAGATCTATGTTAAGACCACTGGAGCTGGCCTTACCTAATCAAACCTCatattcagaaaatgaaattttaaagaaagaattagaAGCAATGAGAACTTTCTGTGATTCTGCAAAACAAGACAGACTCAAGCTCCAAAATGAACTGGCTCACAAGGTGGCAGAGTGCAAAGCCTTAGCATTGGAATGTGAAAGGGTCAAAGAGGATTCAGATGAGCAGATAAAGCAACTAGAAGACGCCTTGAAAGATGTTCAGAAGAGAATGTATGAGTCAGAAGGTAAAGTGAAACAAATGCAGACACATTTTCTTGCCCTGAAAGAGCACCTAACAAGCGACGCAGCTACTGGGAACCACAGACTGACAGAGGAACTGAAGGATCAGTTGAAAGACATGAAAGTAAAATATGAAGGTGCGTCTGCAGAAGTGGGGAAATTAAGAAACCAAATCAAACAAAATGAGATGTTAGTCGAAGAGTTTAAGAGGGATGAAGGCAAGCTAATGGAAGAGAATAAGCGACTGCAGAAGGAATTGAGCATGTGTGAACTGGAgcgagagaagagagggagaaaggtcaCCGAGATGGAAGGCCAGTTAAAGGACTTGTCATCCAAGCTGACCCTTTCCATTCCGGCAGAGAAATTTGAAAACATGAAGAGCTTGTTGTCAAATGAAGTAAACGAGAAGGCAAAAAAATTAATAGAGATGGAAAGAGAATACGAAAGATCACTTAGCGAAATTAGACCGTTAAAGAGAGAACTTGAGAATTTGAAGGCCAAACTGGCTCAGCACGTCAAACCAGAAGAACATGAGCAGCTCAAGAGCAGATTAGAGCAAAAGTCAGGAGAACTTGGGAAGAGAATCAGTGAGTTAACATCGAAAAATCAGACCTTACAAAAGGAAATCGAAAAGGCCTATCTGGATAATAATCTCCTCAACCAACAAGTACATAACttaacaactgaaatgaaaaatcattACGTCCCTTTAAAAGTaagtgaagaaatgaaaaagtcaCGTGATGTAATTGTTGATGATCTGAATAAAAAGCTTTCAGATGTGACacacaaatatacagaaaagaagttggaaatggagaaattgcTGATGGAAAATGCCAGTTTAAGTAAGAACGTTAGCCGCCTGGAAACTGTGTTCATACCTCCAGAGAAACACGAAAAAGAGATAATGGCTCTGAAATCCAATATCATTGAACTTAAGAAGCAGCTGTCTGAACTTAATAAAAAATGTGGTGACGACCAAGACAAAATATATTCGCTCACGTCTGAAAACACTGACTTGAAAAAGATAATGAGTAATCAGTATGTGCCAGTGAAAACCCACGAAGAGATTAAAACTGCTTTGAGTAGCACATTGGATAAAACCAGCAGAGAATTAGTAGACATGAAGAAGAAGTGTGAAGATATAAATCGAGaatttgtgaaaataaaagatgagaatgaaatattaaaaagaaacctGGAGAACACTCAGAACCAAATAAAAGCTGAGTACATAAGCCTAAGAGAGCATGAGGAAAAGATGAGTGCTGTAAGGAAGAGCATGAAGAAGGTCCAGGACAACAGTGCCGAAATATTGGTTAACTACAAAAAAGGCCAGGAGGAGATTGTAACACTGCATGCCGAGATCGAGGCCCAGAAAAGGGAACTTGACACAATACAAGAATGCATCAAGCTAAAATATGCTCCAATTATCAGCCTTGAAGAGTGTGAGAGAAAATTTAAAGCTACCGAGAAAGAACTAAAAGAACAGTTATCCGAGCAGACACAAAAGCATCACATCAGCGAAGAAGAGGCCAAGAAGTGCAAGCAAGAAAATGACAAGTTAAAGAAGGAGATCCTCACTCTTCAGAAGGATCTAAAGGATAAAAATGTTCTTGTTGAGAATTTTCATGAAATGGAAAGAGCATTaagcagaaaaacagaagagCTGAACAGACAGTTAAAAGACCTGTTGCAGAAATACACAGAGGTAAAGAACGAGAAAGAGAAGCTGGTGGAGGAGAATGCCAAACAGATTTCTGAGATCCTTGCAGCACAAACTCTTCTGCAGAAACAGCATGTTCCACTGGAACAGGTTGAGGCCCTGAAAAAATCTCTTAATGGCACAATTGAGACGCTTAAGGAAGAACTGAAGACTAAGCAAAGGTGTTATGAGAAAGAGCAGCAGACAGTGACCCAACTGCGGCAGATGCTGGAGAATCAAAAGAACTCCTCTGTGCCCCTCGCAGAGCATTTGCAGATTAAGGAAGCATTTGAGAAAGAAGTTGGAATCATAAAAGCTAGcttgagagaaaaggaagaagaaagccaaaacaaaaccaaagaggtCTCCAAGCTCCAGTCTGAGATTCAGAATACTaaacaagcattaaaaaaattagagacTAGGGAGGTGGTTGATTTGTCTAAATATAAAGCAACGAAAAGTGATTTGGAGACACAGATTTCCAACCTAAATGAAAAATTGGCCAATCTGAATATGAAGTATGAGGAAGTATGTGAGGAGGTTTTGCATGCCAAAAAGAAGGAACTGTCTGCAAAAGATGAGAAGGAATTGCTCCATTTCAGCATTGAGCAAGAAATCAAGGATCAGCAGGAACGATGCGATAAGTCCTTAACAACAATCACAGAGTTACAGAGAAGAATACAGGAATCCGCCAAACAAATCGAAGCTAAAGATAATaag ATAACTGAACTGCTCAGTGATGTGGAAAGACTAAAACAAGCACTCAGTGGCCTTTCCCAGCTCACCTGCACCAGCGGGAGTCCCAGTAAGAGGCAGAGTCAGCTGATTGGCAGTCTGCAGCACCAGGTCAAGTCCCTGCAGCAGCAGCTGGTG GATGCTGACAGACAGCACCAAGAAGTAATTGCAATTTATCGGACACACCTTCTTAGTGCTGCACAG GGTCACATGGATGAAGATGTGCAGGCGGCCTTACTCCAGATCATACAGATGCGGCAAGGGCTTGTGTGCTAG